In Paenibacillus sp. BIC5C1, a genomic segment contains:
- a CDS encoding LysR family transcriptional regulator, producing MNIENIEAFVYINHYGSFNKAAEVLFLSQPSVTARIQSLERELGCKLFDRLGKQIVLTEEGRKFLPYAQQVLQVIQKGRQKIQQRRTTPDALRLGSTVSVSNYVIPDFLPKIKEAYPEVNIKLTTATTDQLVAKLLGQEIDLAFVRKVMHPAIRTVAFYEDPIQLYVYKGHPFIERGHVSMEAIRNEQLVFFECGSLDWLRIHRAFDSLEHPPDITYHVDNSETAKKLVKQGAGIAFLPGLTVQKEVQDQELFPIQVHEVAGVSLQISVVTLKEEHSPFAEPFGELLRQL from the coding sequence ATGAATATTGAGAACATTGAAGCATTTGTATACATCAATCATTACGGAAGCTTCAATAAGGCTGCCGAGGTACTCTTTTTGTCCCAACCTTCTGTCACCGCTCGTATTCAGTCCCTTGAACGTGAACTCGGCTGCAAATTGTTTGACCGTCTTGGCAAACAGATTGTGCTCACGGAAGAGGGGAGAAAGTTCCTTCCCTACGCCCAGCAGGTACTGCAAGTAATTCAGAAGGGCAGACAGAAGATACAGCAACGCCGTACGACGCCCGATGCACTCCGACTCGGCAGTACGGTATCCGTATCCAACTATGTCATTCCCGACTTTCTGCCCAAAATCAAGGAAGCTTACCCTGAGGTGAACATCAAACTGACTACAGCGACGACGGACCAACTCGTCGCCAAGCTGCTGGGTCAGGAAATCGATCTTGCTTTTGTGCGGAAGGTCATGCATCCTGCAATCCGTACGGTTGCTTTTTATGAAGATCCAATTCAGCTATACGTGTACAAAGGCCATCCATTTATTGAACGCGGGCATGTCAGCATGGAGGCGATCAGGAATGAGCAGCTGGTCTTTTTTGAATGTGGTTCACTGGACTGGCTGCGCATTCACCGGGCCTTTGACTCGCTGGAACACCCGCCGGATATTACATATCACGTTGATAATTCGGAAACGGCGAAGAAGCTGGTGAAGCAAGGAGCAGGTATTGCGTTTCTCCCAGGTCTGACCGTGCAAAAGGAAGTGCAAGATCAGGAACTGTTCCCCATTCAGGTACATGAAGTTGCAGGTGTATCGTTGCAGATCAGCGTCGTTACGTTAAAAGAAGAACATTCGCCTTTTGCAGAGCCTTTCGGGGAACTGCTGCGGCAGCTATAG
- the cntA gene encoding staphylopine-dependent metal ABC transporter substrate-binding lipoprotein, with protein sequence MLLLLSVITMLAGCGQDGGTTTESANSEVKSELIYASAKDINDMNPHLYTGSMPAQGMVYESLVENTVDGIKPLLAESWDIAEDGKTYTFHLRQDVKFHDGEPFNAEAVKQNIDAVQANAEKHAWIKLSTKIVSTKVMDEYTFELVLSDPYYPALVELSMTRPYVFISPKDFTNGGTKDGVSGYHGTGPYKLTGHKIDENATFEANEAYWGGAPEIKKITSKVLPAGETTLLALQKGEINFIFTDDRGADSIDVEAMNQLADSGDFQVVRSEAMNTNMIVANSSKVDNPVHETAVREAIWVAIDRETISNDIFNGTQTAADTLFSSNVNYAHVELKMREYNPETAKELLEKAGWTLTSSKSVRTKNGQSLALTLYYDSNSSSQKTQAELIQHSLKGLGIQLEIVGEESSSIANRRATGEYDLLFNQTWGLAYDPQSTISAFTSDSAYKHTTSGIAQADELYKKIDEVMVSTDEKSRQSLYADIMKMVHDEAVFIPITNGRVTVVAPQNLDGISFKQTQYELPFEQMKFK encoded by the coding sequence ATGTTGCTGTTATTGTCTGTCATTACCATGCTCGCAGGATGTGGGCAAGATGGGGGGACAACAACGGAGTCAGCGAATAGCGAGGTCAAGTCTGAACTCATCTATGCATCCGCGAAGGATATTAATGATATGAATCCTCATTTATACACCGGTTCCATGCCCGCACAAGGGATGGTTTACGAATCCTTGGTTGAAAACACGGTCGATGGAATTAAGCCATTACTGGCAGAATCCTGGGATATTGCCGAAGACGGGAAAACGTATACGTTCCATTTGCGACAGGATGTGAAATTCCATGATGGTGAGCCGTTTAACGCCGAGGCGGTCAAACAAAATATCGACGCGGTTCAGGCGAATGCCGAAAAACATGCCTGGATTAAGCTGTCCACCAAAATCGTAAGTACAAAAGTCATGGATGAATACACATTTGAACTGGTGCTTTCCGATCCCTATTATCCAGCTCTGGTGGAGCTGTCCATGACCAGACCGTATGTATTTATATCCCCCAAGGATTTTACGAATGGTGGCACAAAGGACGGGGTAAGCGGCTATCACGGCACAGGGCCGTATAAGCTGACAGGTCATAAAATCGATGAGAATGCGACATTTGAAGCCAATGAAGCATACTGGGGCGGCGCACCCGAAATCAAAAAAATCACGTCCAAGGTTCTGCCGGCAGGGGAAACGACATTACTGGCATTACAGAAGGGTGAGATCAACTTTATATTCACCGATGATCGGGGAGCTGACAGCATTGATGTTGAAGCCATGAATCAATTGGCTGACTCGGGTGATTTTCAAGTGGTCCGAAGTGAAGCCATGAATACAAACATGATCGTCGCCAATAGCAGCAAAGTGGATAACCCTGTCCACGAAACGGCTGTTCGTGAAGCGATATGGGTTGCCATTGATCGGGAAACGATCAGCAATGACATTTTTAACGGAACTCAGACCGCAGCAGACACCTTATTCTCGTCGAACGTTAACTATGCCCATGTTGAATTGAAGATGCGGGAGTATAATCCCGAAACTGCAAAGGAGCTTTTGGAAAAGGCAGGTTGGACATTAACGAGTAGTAAGTCAGTAAGAACGAAGAATGGTCAGTCATTAGCTCTGACACTATATTATGACAGCAATTCATCTTCGCAAAAAACACAGGCGGAATTGATCCAGCACTCCTTAAAAGGATTGGGCATTCAGCTGGAGATTGTCGGTGAGGAATCCAGTTCGATCGCGAACAGAAGGGCAACCGGGGAATATGATCTGCTATTTAATCAAACCTGGGGACTGGCGTACGATCCACAGAGCACCATCTCTGCGTTTACTTCGGATTCCGCCTATAAACATACAACAAGCGGCATAGCCCAGGCGGATGAACTATATAAGAAAATTGATGAAGTCATGGTGTCCACAGACGAGAAATCCCGTCAATCCTTGTACGCCGACATTATGAAAATGGTCCATGATGAAGCAGTGTTTATTCCGATCACCAATGGGCGGGTTACTGTCGTGGCTCCCCAAAATCTGGACGGAATCTCATTTAAACAGACTCAATATGAATTGCCATTTGAGCAAATGAAATTTAAATAG
- a CDS encoding LLM class flavin-dependent oxidoreductase encodes MGIRVGILDQTPIYEGETPIDAFRHTIELVQRAEQLGFHRFWVSEHHDSGHVAGSSPEVLISHLLAHTERIRLGSGGVMLQHYSPYKVAENFNVLSALGPGRIDLGIGRAPGGLPRSTQALQQGIQEAASLKEKINQVKQFIHNEPHEDETHPLAGLSAAPVSEIPAELYVLGASIDSAGMAAELGLPYVFSLFINSNTEVALEALRIYREQFDRSHGREPYAILAISLIVAESAEEAEGLASEHMLVKIHLENGKVLTVGSVEQAEEFGRQSNEKYRIEILEPSVTRGTKETVGSAVAKFQQDFAVDELIVTTATRDFAKRIRSFELLREALDEQGLGEFANESTPAQAVIG; translated from the coding sequence ATGGGTATTCGTGTTGGCATATTGGATCAAACCCCGATCTATGAAGGGGAGACGCCGATTGATGCTTTTCGGCATACGATTGAATTGGTGCAGCGGGCTGAACAGCTTGGATTTCATCGTTTCTGGGTATCGGAACATCATGACTCAGGTCATGTTGCCGGCTCCTCACCCGAGGTACTCATTTCCCACTTGCTGGCGCATACGGAGCGGATTCGTCTCGGTTCTGGCGGGGTGATGCTGCAACATTATAGTCCCTACAAAGTGGCCGAGAATTTCAATGTGCTCTCTGCACTTGGTCCAGGTAGAATCGATCTGGGGATTGGACGTGCTCCAGGGGGATTGCCCCGATCCACACAGGCACTACAGCAAGGTATTCAGGAGGCCGCTTCACTGAAGGAGAAAATCAATCAGGTGAAGCAGTTCATCCATAATGAACCGCATGAAGATGAAACACATCCTTTGGCCGGTTTGAGCGCTGCACCGGTATCCGAAATCCCGGCTGAGCTCTACGTGCTTGGGGCAAGTATCGATAGCGCAGGCATGGCAGCAGAACTGGGACTGCCTTATGTATTTTCATTGTTTATTAATAGCAACACGGAGGTTGCTCTGGAGGCTTTGCGTATTTACCGGGAACAGTTTGACCGTTCACATGGACGGGAGCCATATGCCATCCTCGCCATATCATTGATTGTGGCGGAGAGTGCGGAAGAAGCCGAAGGACTGGCAAGTGAACATATGCTGGTCAAGATCCATCTGGAGAATGGCAAGGTATTGACGGTTGGTTCCGTTGAGCAGGCGGAAGAATTCGGACGGCAGTCAAACGAGAAGTATCGAATTGAAATTCTGGAGCCGAGTGTGACGAGAGGTACGAAGGAAACGGTTGGTTCGGCTGTGGCGAAGTTCCAGCAGGATTTTGCCGTGGATGAACTGATAGTTACTACAGCCACACGTGATTTTGCCAAGCGCATTCGTTCATTTGAATTATTGCGGGAGGCGCTGGATGAACAGGGATTGGGTGAATTTGCGAATGAGTCGACACCTGCGCAAGCGGTGATCGGTTAG
- the ssuE gene encoding NADPH-dependent FMN reductase — protein sequence MSHVVIIAGSPSKRSRLTGLTDYSSNKLKEAGITVEVIHVVDLPAEDLVQARFDSSFIRDALAVVEAADAVIVATPVYKASYSGVLKLFLDLIPQEGLRGKLALPLVIGGSIAHLLAIDYALKPVLAALGGRNILGGVYAVDQGIDRLDDGKFVLSADITTRLDRSLEELILTLEKNGITIS from the coding sequence ATGTCACATGTCGTTATTATTGCCGGATCGCCTTCCAAACGTTCGCGTCTAACAGGCCTTACGGATTACAGCAGTAATAAATTAAAAGAGGCAGGCATTACCGTTGAGGTGATTCATGTCGTCGACCTGCCAGCGGAAGATCTGGTGCAGGCCAGGTTCGATAGCTCATTCATTCGGGATGCGCTCGCAGTTGTTGAAGCCGCGGATGCAGTCATCGTGGCAACACCGGTATACAAAGCATCATACTCTGGCGTGCTGAAGCTGTTCCTGGATCTGATTCCACAGGAAGGACTGCGGGGCAAGCTGGCTCTTCCATTAGTCATCGGCGGCTCGATTGCCCATCTGCTCGCCATTGATTATGCATTGAAGCCTGTGCTGGCAGCACTTGGAGGCAGAAATATTCTCGGCGGAGTATACGCAGTTGATCAGGGAATTGATCGGCTCGATGACGGTAAATTTGTACTTTCGGCAGATATCACTACACGATTGGATCGTTCCCTGGAAGAATTGATATTGACTCTGGAAAAGAATGGGATTACGATATCATAA
- a CDS encoding ABC transporter permease — MSMKPLVGDKKGWAARTGRLRLWSRRPLRHRVSFAVSRLFFYAALLVVVFTVTCAIVPGWIAPYDPTQMMTDAILQAPTAAHLFGTDYFGRDIFSVVVHGSRDSLLIGFASVLVGGLVGSALGIIAGYAGGILDTITMRAVDILMAVPGVLLALSVAAALGPGLLNIALAVAVSSIPGYARVMRGQVMSVKGLPFITATRSLGGSNARIFWKHVLPHSVSPLLVMATLGVGTSILTGSGLSFLGLGVLKEIPDWGALLSQGRGYLTVAWWICTFPGLAITMFVLAVNLIGDDIRDRLDPKVNGAA, encoded by the coding sequence ATGAGCATGAAACCATTGGTGGGTGACAAAAAAGGTTGGGCCGCCAGAACAGGGCGTTTACGCCTGTGGAGTCGCCGTCCCCTGCGTCACCGCGTCTCATTCGCGGTATCCCGTTTATTCTTTTATGCAGCTTTGCTGGTCGTGGTGTTTACCGTCACTTGTGCAATCGTGCCGGGATGGATTGCTCCCTATGATCCAACTCAGATGATGACGGATGCCATCCTGCAGGCTCCCACTGCTGCGCACCTGTTTGGGACCGATTATTTTGGCAGGGATATTTTCAGTGTGGTTGTGCATGGCAGCAGAGACTCATTGCTGATTGGATTTGCTTCGGTGCTGGTGGGTGGTCTTGTGGGCAGTGCTCTTGGCATTATTGCCGGCTATGCAGGAGGTATTCTGGATACAATCACCATGCGGGCCGTCGATATTCTGATGGCTGTTCCAGGCGTGTTGCTGGCATTATCCGTCGCGGCAGCGTTGGGGCCTGGACTGCTTAACATTGCACTGGCTGTTGCGGTATCTTCCATTCCGGGATATGCACGGGTGATGCGTGGGCAGGTCATGTCTGTTAAAGGTTTGCCTTTTATTACAGCTACACGTTCACTTGGGGGCTCGAATGCCCGTATTTTCTGGAAGCATGTACTGCCTCATTCAGTGTCACCATTGCTGGTTATGGCGACGCTTGGCGTAGGTACCTCCATTCTGACAGGCTCGGGTCTCAGCTTTCTCGGACTTGGCGTGTTGAAGGAAATTCCGGACTGGGGAGCGTTGCTCTCGCAAGGGAGAGGTTATCTGACGGTTGCCTGGTGGATCTGTACCTTCCCGGGACTCGCAATTACCATGTTTGTATTGGCGGTTAATCTGATTGGAGACGATATTCGCGATCGGTTGGACCCCAAAGTAAATGGAGCGGCTTGA
- a CDS encoding opine metallophore biosynthesis dehydrogenase, with protein MSGFQRVLLLGTGPASIQLAVSLKKQFNCTVGIAGRESVRSEFFYEAVRQSNGFIGASIQNEKHRPLAGECFVDQVFKGYETIEGEWDTLIFAVTTDAYVDVLKQMKNNFIKQVKYIILVSPTFGSNLLVSHYMRQLHADTEVVSFSTYLGDTRWMTDQPSNHVITTGVKKKVYIGSTSTPSEYVDRLYRMFEQLGIALEVMSSPIEAETRNISLYVHPPLFMNDFSLDAIFGASDIRKYVYKIYPEGPVTQYLIRDMRTQWNEIMTITDRLRVQGVNLLQFMTDDNYPVRLESLSRQDIENFNQLQDLHQEYLLYIRYTSLLIDPFSEPNPEGKYFDFSAVPFRKVFVNQDGALDIPRMPKEDYYRIKIIQGIARHLQVSCPTIDRFIAAYEAKIQEVSRTHPNQSLSDAFVVQTFHEDIRMICTGLANSKV; from the coding sequence ATGAGCGGATTTCAACGAGTGCTGTTGCTTGGAACAGGCCCTGCATCCATTCAGCTGGCAGTATCGCTCAAAAAGCAATTCAATTGCACCGTAGGCATAGCGGGAAGAGAATCGGTGCGCTCAGAATTTTTTTATGAAGCAGTTCGGCAAAGTAACGGATTCATTGGAGCAAGCATTCAAAATGAAAAGCATCGACCGTTGGCAGGTGAATGCTTCGTCGATCAAGTGTTTAAGGGATACGAGACCATTGAAGGCGAATGGGATACGCTCATCTTCGCTGTGACAACGGATGCTTATGTCGATGTATTGAAGCAAATGAAGAATAACTTCATCAAACAAGTAAAATACATTATTTTGGTTTCTCCAACCTTTGGCTCCAACCTGCTGGTAAGCCATTATATGAGGCAGCTGCATGCGGATACGGAAGTGGTCAGCTTCTCTACTTATTTGGGGGATACCCGATGGATGACTGACCAACCGTCCAACCATGTCATTACAACAGGTGTCAAGAAAAAGGTCTATATCGGTTCTACTTCAACTCCTTCTGAGTATGTGGACAGACTGTACAGGATGTTCGAGCAATTGGGCATTGCGCTGGAAGTTATGTCTTCTCCAATCGAGGCGGAAACGAGAAATATCTCTTTATATGTACACCCGCCACTGTTCATGAATGACTTTTCATTGGATGCCATCTTCGGAGCGTCAGACATACGGAAATATGTATATAAAATCTACCCCGAAGGGCCTGTAACCCAATATTTGATTCGGGACATGCGGACACAGTGGAACGAGATTATGACAATTACGGATAGGCTCCGAGTCCAGGGTGTCAATCTGCTTCAATTCATGACGGATGATAATTATCCGGTCCGATTAGAGAGTTTGTCACGTCAGGATATCGAGAACTTTAATCAGTTGCAGGACCTTCATCAAGAGTACCTATTATACATACGATACACCTCGTTATTAATTGATCCCTTTTCGGAGCCTAACCCGGAGGGCAAATATTTTGATTTTTCGGCCGTTCCCTTCAGGAAGGTGTTTGTCAATCAGGACGGAGCGTTGGACATTCCCAGAATGCCCAAGGAGGATTATTACCGCATCAAAATCATTCAGGGCATTGCGCGACATTTGCAGGTTAGCTGCCCAACCATTGATAGGTTTATTGCCGCCTATGAGGCGAAGATTCAAGAGGTGTCCCGCACTCACCCGAATCAGAGTCTATCCGATGCTTTTGTCGTTCAAACCTTTCATGAAGACATTCGGATGATCTGCACAGGGCTGGCGAATAGCAAGGTTTAA
- the opp1B gene encoding nickel/cobalt ABC transporter permease — protein MGSYIVKRILLAIPLLFVISLITFVLINLSPLDPAVVVLQAQEVPQITDELIAQTNEALGFDKPFVIQYVNWLIACMQFDFGSSYVSGEPVWSLVGPAFLNTLKLTLVSSVFIIGFSILLGVICAMREGKVVDKSVRGLSFILTAMPSYWLAAILIWYLSVKLDLLPTSGMDSLKSYILPVIVITVSYTGIYFRTVRSSMLSNMNEDYVLYGRASGLSERKVTLHILRNSLQVAVSIFCMAIPIVLGSTVVIENVFAWPGLGRLSVRSILNRDFPIIQAYVLILAVTFVLFNTISDVINAAMNPRLRKDL, from the coding sequence ATGGGAAGTTATATAGTCAAACGGATATTGCTCGCCATACCCTTGCTGTTCGTCATTTCATTGATCACATTTGTACTTATTAACCTTTCGCCTCTGGACCCCGCCGTAGTTGTATTACAGGCACAGGAGGTTCCTCAGATTACGGATGAATTAATCGCCCAAACGAATGAGGCATTGGGGTTCGATAAACCTTTCGTCATTCAGTATGTGAATTGGTTAATTGCCTGTATGCAATTTGATTTTGGCAGCTCGTATGTATCCGGTGAACCGGTGTGGTCTCTGGTGGGCCCTGCCTTCCTGAATACTTTAAAATTAACGCTGGTATCATCAGTGTTCATTATTGGATTCTCCATTCTTCTGGGTGTGATCTGTGCCATGAGAGAAGGGAAAGTCGTCGATAAATCAGTCAGAGGCCTATCGTTTATCCTGACGGCTATGCCATCCTACTGGCTCGCAGCCATCCTGATCTGGTACTTGTCCGTCAAGCTGGACTTGCTGCCTACGAGCGGAATGGATTCGTTGAAGAGTTATATTCTGCCGGTGATTGTAATCACGGTGAGTTATACAGGCATTTATTTTAGGACGGTCCGGAGTTCCATGTTAAGCAACATGAATGAGGATTACGTGCTCTATGGCAGGGCAAGCGGCTTGAGTGAACGGAAGGTAACTCTGCATATTTTGCGTAATTCGCTGCAAGTGGCGGTATCCATATTTTGCATGGCGATTCCCATCGTACTGGGCAGTACCGTCGTGATTGAAAATGTGTTTGCCTGGCCGGGACTCGGAAGATTAAGCGTGCGGTCGATCCTTAATCGGGATTTCCCGATCATTCAGGCGTATGTTCTTATTTTGGCCGTAACCTTTGTGCTGTTTAATACGATTTCTGACGTGATCAATGCGGCGATGAATCCCCGATTAAGAAAGGATCTCTAA
- a CDS encoding amidohydrolase, translated as MSSDLKQPEQQAEQEEQSRKHELCVGQDEEFAEHLTAIRRHLHRNPELSGEERETTEAIRGWLVDEGVRIAEEYSLRTGLIAEIGLGDGPVVALRADIDALPIQEETKLEYASQIAGRMHACGHDAHTAILIGAARLLKQRESRLPGKVRLIFQPSEEKATGARQVIQSGALSEVQSIFGLHNKPDLQVGTVGIREGALLAAADGFVVKVEGVGTHAAVPEAGIDPIVVASHIVTALQAIVSRNVGAQESAVISVTKINSGTAWNVIPEEAILDGTVRTFDEKVRARIRERFNQVVAGVAAAYGTRATVRWIQGPPAVVNDASLAAVAEQVASEMGLNSIRPIPSPAGEDFSFYQKEVPGLFLFLGTSGPHEWHHPAFDVDERALPLGAHLLAALAEQSLQKLQSNGE; from the coding sequence GTGAGCAGTGATCTGAAACAACCTGAGCAACAGGCAGAGCAAGAAGAACAGAGCCGCAAGCATGAACTTTGCGTTGGGCAGGATGAAGAATTCGCAGAGCACTTAACCGCGATTCGGCGACATTTGCATCGTAACCCCGAGCTATCCGGAGAGGAACGGGAAACGACAGAAGCTATTCGAGGCTGGCTGGTGGATGAAGGGGTACGGATTGCAGAAGAATATTCACTGCGAACGGGCCTTATCGCTGAAATTGGGCTGGGTGATGGCCCGGTAGTGGCATTACGCGCAGATATTGATGCGCTGCCGATCCAGGAAGAAACGAAGCTGGAGTATGCCTCGCAAATCGCTGGCCGGATGCATGCTTGCGGTCATGATGCACACACCGCCATTCTGATCGGTGCTGCACGATTGTTGAAACAGCGTGAATCCCGGCTGCCGGGCAAGGTTCGTTTGATTTTCCAGCCTTCGGAGGAGAAGGCGACGGGAGCACGGCAGGTTATTCAGAGCGGAGCGTTGTCCGAAGTTCAGTCTATTTTTGGTTTGCATAACAAACCGGATCTGCAGGTCGGTACGGTAGGTATCCGTGAAGGAGCGCTGCTCGCAGCGGCAGATGGTTTTGTGGTTAAAGTGGAGGGTGTCGGAACCCATGCGGCAGTGCCGGAAGCGGGCATTGACCCAATTGTGGTTGCATCTCATATCGTGACTGCATTACAGGCCATCGTGAGTCGTAATGTAGGAGCACAGGAGAGCGCCGTAATCAGTGTGACCAAAATTAACAGCGGCACCGCTTGGAACGTCATTCCCGAAGAAGCCATTTTGGACGGTACCGTGCGTACCTTTGACGAGAAGGTACGTGCCCGGATTCGTGAGCGTTTCAACCAGGTGGTTGCTGGAGTAGCAGCAGCCTACGGGACACGGGCTACCGTGCGGTGGATTCAGGGACCACCTGCCGTGGTCAATGATGCGTCATTGGCTGCTGTCGCGGAGCAGGTCGCGAGTGAGATGGGGTTGAACAGTATCCGACCGATACCTTCCCCGGCTGGCGAAGATTTTTCCTTTTACCAAAAGGAGGTACCGGGTCTGTTTCTCTTCCTCGGAACGTCAGGGCCGCACGAATGGCATCATCCTGCATTCGATGTGGACGAACGGGCGCTGCCGCTTGGGGCACATCTTCTGGCAGCGCTGGCTGAACAGTCACTGCAAAAGTTGCAGTCCAACGGCGAATAA
- a CDS encoding diaminopimelate epimerase, with product MKQEIDFIKFNPTQNMTVLVKTNHPAETYSHIAGQIMSYDNVYAEQVGFIGGSDKPEAAAHLEMAGGEFCGNACMALAAYIASENELKSTDFTEIILEVSGTDRLIRCQVKKQQQNEYFCQVTMPVPQQIEQRTIKYEGTDMDMVIVRYREFIHIVVEVEAFDETIRKRAQALAQLLGLTLGDKLIGILLYNSQSEELAPLIFVPQLDSLIWERGCGSGTASVGAYLAWSRQKEIVQHIKQPGGAIKVMAEWNGAELERITIEGSVGIVAQGKAFIDA from the coding sequence ATGAAACAGGAGATTGATTTTATCAAGTTTAATCCCACGCAAAATATGACGGTTCTGGTGAAGACGAATCATCCAGCTGAGACATATTCACACATCGCTGGCCAAATTATGTCCTATGACAACGTATACGCTGAACAAGTGGGGTTTATTGGCGGATCGGATAAACCGGAGGCGGCTGCCCATTTGGAAATGGCCGGTGGAGAGTTCTGCGGGAATGCTTGCATGGCCTTGGCTGCGTATATCGCGTCCGAGAACGAGTTGAAATCCACCGATTTCACAGAAATCATCTTGGAAGTTTCCGGGACAGATCGATTAATCAGGTGTCAGGTGAAGAAGCAGCAGCAGAATGAATATTTTTGCCAAGTCACGATGCCGGTCCCTCAGCAGATTGAACAGCGAACGATCAAGTACGAGGGAACAGACATGGATATGGTGATCGTGCGGTATCGGGAGTTCATCCATATCGTCGTCGAAGTGGAAGCGTTTGATGAAACGATTAGAAAGAGGGCACAAGCGCTAGCGCAATTATTAGGCTTAACCTTGGGAGATAAGCTGATTGGCATTTTATTATACAACTCCCAATCGGAGGAGCTGGCACCGCTCATATTTGTCCCACAGCTAGATAGTCTGATCTGGGAAAGGGGGTGCGGTTCAGGTACAGCCTCGGTGGGAGCCTATCTGGCATGGAGCAGGCAAAAGGAAATCGTTCAGCATATCAAGCAGCCTGGTGGTGCGATTAAAGTGATGGCTGAGTGGAATGGAGCAGAACTTGAACGAATTACGATCGAAGGATCGGTTGGAATCGTGGCCCAGGGCAAGGCATTTATAGATGCATGA
- a CDS encoding nicotianamine synthase family protein, protein METLIDFQTCLSEFSGKFDELAGRYDHTVQHSSELEALINDYSAFITDKQNERIWEQLDQEESGSLHQLVLDLRDKSARCVAVMEKYRALKLQDGDVEIADYFRNIEECIEKEFGSFHVTSGSKVLLVGSGSFPMTPLFIAKRTGAEVVGIDIDAEAITLGQQVVEKLGAGLNIHLEQTLVQDLAFTRKATHIIFSSTVANKYDLLDQLHALTNDHVVVAMRYGNQLKSLFNYPLRETDSSKWKMVDNILRPDDVFDIALYQKA, encoded by the coding sequence ATGGAGACATTGATTGATTTTCAAACATGCTTGAGTGAATTTTCCGGGAAATTTGATGAGCTGGCAGGCAGATATGATCATACGGTTCAGCACAGCTCAGAGCTGGAGGCTTTAATTAATGACTATTCCGCGTTTATAACAGACAAGCAAAATGAACGAATTTGGGAACAGCTTGATCAAGAGGAATCAGGCAGCTTGCACCAGCTTGTCCTTGATCTGCGAGACAAATCTGCACGGTGTGTGGCGGTCATGGAGAAATATCGCGCATTGAAGCTGCAAGACGGAGATGTGGAAATCGCGGATTATTTCAGAAATATAGAAGAATGTATTGAAAAAGAGTTTGGCAGCTTTCATGTCACCTCGGGCTCCAAAGTTCTGCTGGTAGGCTCCGGGTCATTTCCCATGACACCTTTGTTTATTGCCAAGCGAACAGGGGCAGAGGTGGTTGGCATCGATATTGATGCAGAAGCTATTACACTCGGGCAGCAGGTTGTGGAGAAGCTGGGTGCGGGCTTGAACATCCATTTGGAGCAAACATTGGTGCAGGACCTTGCTTTTACGAGGAAAGCAACACATATCATTTTCAGTTCCACGGTTGCCAATAAATATGATCTGCTCGATCAATTGCACGCATTGACGAATGATCATGTGGTGGTGGCGATGAGGTACGGTAACCAGTTAAAGTCATTGTTTAACTATCCACTGAGAGAAACCGACAGCAGCAAGTGGAAAATGGTCGACAATATTCTGCGTCCGGATGATGTGTTCGATATTGCATTATACCAAAAAGCATAG